A window of Nonomuraea angiospora genomic DNA:
ACCTGGAGGAGTACGAATATTTTCGGAACAGGGCGCGTAACTACGTCCACCTGTTCGACCCGGCGGTCCGCTTCTTCCAGGGCAGGAACGCCGACGGCTCCTTCCGGCTCGAGCCGAGCGCCTACGACCCGCGCACGTGGGGCTTCGACTACACCGAGACCGACGGCTGGAACATGGCCTTCCACGTCCCGCAGGACGGCCGCGGCCTGGCCAACCTGTACGGCGGCGCGGACAAGCTGGCCGCCAAGCTGGACGCGTTCTTCACCACCCAGGAGACGGCGACGTTCCCCGGCTCGTACCGGGGGATCATCCACGAGATGCGCGAGGCCCGGGACATCCGGATGGGCCAGTACGGGCACAGCAACCAGCCCTCGCACCACATCGCCTACATGTACGACTACGCGGGACAACCGTGGAAGACCCAGGCCAAGGTACGCGAGGCGCTCTCGCGGCTCTACCTGGGCAGCGAGATCGGCCAGGGCTACCCCGGCGACGAGGACAACGGGGAGATGTCGGCCTGGCAGGTCTTCGGGGCGCTGGGCTTCTACCCGCTGCAGATGGGCAGCCCCTACTACGCGATCGGCTCGCCGCTGTTCAAGAAGGCGACGGTGCACCTGGAGGGCGGCGGGAAGCTGGTGATCAGGGCGCCGGGCAACAGCCCGCGCAACGTCTACGTGCAGGGGCTGAAGGTCAACGGCAGGGCGTACGACAAGGCGTACCTCCCGCACGACCTGATCGCCAAGGGCGGCGAGCTGGTGTTCGAGATGGGGCCGAAGCCGTCGCGCTGGGGCACGGGCAGGAACGCCGCCCCGCCCTCGATCACCGACGACGACCGGATCCCCGCCCCGCTGCGCGACCTCACGGGGCCGGGGCGCGGCACCGCGTCGGCGGCCGGCGGCGCCGACGTGAGCGCGCTGTTCGACGACGACTCGGGCACCCGGGCGACCCTGCCCGAATGGGTGCGGTACACCTTCGACGGCGAGCGGGAGGCGCGTTACTACACGCTCACCTCCGGCGCCGGGCAGGCTACCGAGGATCCGGCCGGATGGGTCCTGGAGGGCTCCGCCGACGGCACGTCGTGGAAGGTGCTCGACGAGCGGGCCGGCGAGAGCTTCCCGTGGCGGCTGCAGACCCGTCCGTTCAAGATCGCGCATCCCGGCGCGTACGCCCACTACCGGATCAGGTTCACCGGCGGCACGTCGCTCGCGGAGATCGAGCTGCTCGCCCCCGCGCCACCCGCCACGTCACCGCTGGTCATCGAGGCCGCCGGGGTCTTCGCGGCTCCCGGGGAGACCGTGACGCTCCCGGTGACCGTGTCCGACCACGCCGACCGGCCCGCCACCGGACGGCTGACCGCGACCGGCCCCGAGGGCTGGACGATCCAGCCCTCGGGAGGGGTCGCCTTCGGTCCCGTCGCGCCGGGCGCGTCCCAGACCGTGACGTTCCAGGTGACGGTGCCGGCGACGGCGGGTCCAGGCAGCCACCCGATCCGGCTCGCCGCGACCTCCGACCAGGGGCCGGCCGCCGAACAGGTGACGGTCACGGTGATCGGCGACACCGTGGAGTTCACGCCCGGCACGGCCGCCGAGGAGCCGTGGCTGCTGGAGGCCGACGGGTCGCAGCTCGACGGCGAGGTGTTCGACGGGCGCGCCCGTTTCACCGACGGCGACAGCCACGCCACGTGATATCCCGACCAACCGACCCCGGCCGACCTCCCGGCAAGTTCGAGCTGCCGGCCCAGGTGAGCGGGGGTTCGGTGACGCTGGACATCGGCAACCAGTTCCTGGTGCAGGTCTCGGCCGACAACCGGAGCTGGCGGACCGTGCTGCGGGAGAGCGCCGACGTGCGCGACCTGTCCAACCGCTCGGCGCGCACGCTCGACCTCAACGAGCTGCGGGGCCAGGCCCGTACGTTCTACCTGCGCGTCGGGGACAGCCGGCCGGAGAACGGCTGGGGGTCCTGGCTGGCCAGGGTGCGGCTGGACCTGCGGCGCCAGGAGCTGCGGAAGATCACGTCTCCCTGAGGAGGTTTCCAGGCGAAGCCCGCGGCCAGCGCCGAGCCCGTACGCGGCACGGCGACGAGGTCCGTCCATGCGAAACCGGTCGCCGGCGGAGTGACGCTCTGCCGGGTCAGCACGCCGCCGGCGTACCGGAGCGCCCGCACACCGGTCCGTACGCGGGCTGGGCCGCCGCGGGCACCGCGACGGCGGGCAGCGCCACCGGGTGCCACGCCCTGCCGTCCCAGCGCATGACGGCGGAGGGGCCCCAGCCCCAGATCTCTCCGGCCGTGCGGACGCTGATCTCCCTCAGGGACGCCGGCGCGGGCAGGCTCGTCCAGCGGCCGCCGTGATAGCGCTTGAAGAACACTCCCCTGGTACGGTCGTCGCGGCCCACGACCCAGGCGTGCCCGCCGTCCGGGACGTCCAGATCGGTGATCGTGGTCCGGCCCGACCCCATGAGCCGCCAGCGCCTGCCGTCCCAACGGTTGACGAACTTCACCCCATCCGGGCGGTCAGCGCGCGCAGGCCCGCCAGGACCTCCGCCCCCGTCGGGGCCTGCTCCGGGTCGTTGAGCCACTGCGCCATCACGCCCAGCAGCAGCGCGAGGTGGACCGAGCCGACGGTGCGCACCTCGCGCTCGGCGATGTCCGCCTCGTCGCCGTCCACCAGGTGCGCGGCCATGCCGCGGCGGCCCTCGCGCTGACCGGCCACGAGCTCGTCACGCAGCTCCGGCGAGTGCTCGGCCTGCACCATGGCCTCCAGATTGGCCAGCCACAGCGTGCGGTGCTCGCCGATCGACGCGATGAGCCGCTCCCAGAGCGCCTCGAAGCGCTGGCCGGGCGCGGCCGTCTCGTCCACGGCGGCCATCGCGACGCCGATCTGCTCGCCCCACTCCCGCATCGCCTCCACCAGCGCCGCGTTGAGCAGCGCCTCGCGCGAGCCGAAGTGGTAGCCGATCGCAGCCATGCTGACGCCGGCCGCCGCCGAGATGTCGCGGACGGTCGTGCGCGCCCACCCCTTCTCCTCCAGACAGCGCCGCGCCCCGGCCAGCAGGTCCTCACGGTTTCCCATGGCGAGCAGCCTAGCACGTACGCATGAGACGGCCGTCTTGCGCATTTGCCCAAATTCTGCGTACGGTTGCCCCACACCAACCGAGAAGGGAAATCCCATGCGGATCCTGATCTCCGGCGGCAGCGTCGCCGGCCCCGCCCTGGCCTACTGGCTGCACCGGCACGGCCACGCGCCCACGATCGTGGAGCGGGCCCCGGTCGTCCGCGGCGGCGGCGCCGCCATCGACTTCCGCGGCAGCGCGCTGGAGGTGCTGGAGCGGATGGGCCTGCTGGAGGAGATGCGCCGGCACGAGACGGGGATGACCGGGATGACGCTGGTCGACGACGCCGGCGCGCCCCTGGCCGAGCTGCCCGCCGAGGCCATCTCCGGCGACCTGGAGGTGCTCAAGTCCGACGTGACGGCCATCCTGTACGAGGCCACCCGCGACACCACCGACTACCTCTTCGACGACACGATCACGGGGCTCGACCAGGACGGCTCCGGCGTCCACGTGACCTTCGAGCGCGCCAGATCACGTACGTTCGACCTGGTGATCGGCGCGGACGGGATGCACTCGACCGTGCGCCGGCTCGCCTTCGGCCCCGAGTCCCAATATGTCCGCCACCTGGGCATCTACGGCGCGCTGTTCACCACGCCCAACCTGTTCGGCCTCGACCGCACGGGCCTGATGTACAACACCACCGGCCGCAACGCGCTGGCCTTCGCCGCCCGCGGCAACAGCGAGCTGCGCGTCGGCCTGTCGTTCGGGGCCGACCACCTGGACTACGACCGGCGCGACCGCCGGCAGCAGGAGAAGCTGGTGGCCGAGCACTTCGCCGGCGCGGGCTGGGAGGTGCCCCGGCTGCTGGAGGCGATGAGCGAGGCCGAGGAGTTCTTCTTCGACTCCTCCGGCCAGGTCGTGATGGACTCGTGGTCGGCCGGCCGGGTGGCGCTGGTCGGCGACGCCGCCTACTGCGCCGCGCCCACCTCCGGCCGCGGCACCTCGCAGGCGCTGATCGGCGCGTACGTGCTGGCCGGCGAGCTGGCGGAGGCCCCGGACCACGCCACCGCCTTCGCCGCGTACGAGAGCCGGCTGCGCGACTACGTCGAGCGCAACCAGTTGCACGGCCGGGCGGCGGCCCGCTGGTTCCTCCAGCCGCCCACCGAACCCCCGGTGGAGGTGGCCGAGGACGTGGTGCCGCTCAAGGACTACCCCGTGGGATGAGGTCCCCTTCAGTCCATGTCTATGTCGTCGAGATGCCCGAGCAGGCGCGAGAGGACCCGGAGGCAGGCGGTGACCTCGGCGTCGGTGAGGTCGCCGCCGATCCGGCGCAGCTCGGCGCGCTCGCGGTCGATCACGGCGGTGATGACGGCCCGCCCCCGCTCGGTCAGCCGGATGAGCGACGACCTCTTGTGCGCCGGGTTGGCCGCGAACTCGACCAGCCCCCGCCCGGCCGCATGGTTGATCATCCGCTGGACGAACTGGCGGCTCAGCGCCTGGTCCCGCCCCATCTGGGGGACGGTCATGGGCCCGTGCTCGCGCAGCAGGTTGAGCACGGCCCGCACGCCCACCGACAGTCCCTCGATGGGCGCGTCCTGCTCCACCTTGCGCCGGACGCCCCCTCGTCCTGCTGCACGGCGGCTTCCTCGACCACGGCATGTGGGACGACCAGATTCCCCGCTTCGCCTCGCGCTACCGCGTCATCGCGCCCGACGCCCGCGGCCACGGCCGCTCCGCCAACGCGACCGAGCCGTACCGGCTCGCCGACGACCTCGCCGCGCTGCTGCGCCACCTGGACACGGAGCCGGCGGTCCTGGCGGGCGTGTCCATGGGCGCGAGCATCGCGGTCGACACCGCGCTGGAGCACCCCGACCTGGTCGCCGCCGTGGTCGTCAGCGGCGCCGGCACCGGCGAGCCGTACTTCACCGACCCCTGGACCACCCGCGCCCTGGCCACCTGGCACGCGGCGATGGCCGCCGGCGATCTGGAGGGCTCCGTCGAGGGCTTCATGCTGTTCGCCGCGGGCCCGCACCGCACCCTCGACGACCTCGACCCCGGCGTCGCCGGCCGCCTGCGCCGGATGGCCAGGGCCACCATGTCCAAGCACACCGCCGGCGAGCCCGACCTGCTCGTCCCGGTCCGCGACACCTGGGAGCGCGCCGCCGGGATCGGCGTTCCCGTGCTGGCCGTCAACGGCGCCCTCGACTCGCCCGACCACATCGGCATGGCCGAACGCCTCGCCCGCAGCGTCGCCGGCGGGCGGGCGATCTCGATCGACGGCGCCGCCCACTACCCCAGCATGGAGCGCCCTGACCTCTTCAACGACCTCCTCGACGACTTCGCGTCCTCTGCGGCATCGTGAGACGCCTTTCAGCGCGTGCGTCCTGCCTGCCGTCAGAGCCAGCCGGCCTCCGAGGCGATGCGGATGGCGTCGATCCGGTTGCGGGCGCCCAGTTTGGCGACCGCTGAGGTCAGGTAGTTGCGGACCGTGCCGTACGTGAGGAAGAGCCGCTCGGCGATCTCCATCGGCTGGGCTCCGGTCGCCGACAGCCGCAGCACCTCCGTCTCGCGCTGGGTGAGCGGGCTCTCCGGCGCCCGCAACGCGGTCATGGCCAGGGCCGGGTCCACCACCTCGCCTCCGGCGGCGACCGTCCGGATGGCGGCGACGAGGTCGCCGGGCCTGATGTCCTTGGGGACGAACCCGGCGACCCTCGCATCGAGCGCGCGGCGCAGCTCGCCCGGCCTGCTCAGCGCGGTCAGGATCAGCACCCGGCAGCCGGGCAGCCGGTCGTTCAGCGCGGCGGCGGCCGTGATGCCGTCCATCCCCGGCAGGTCGATGTCGATCACCGCGACGTCCGGCCGATGACGCTCCGCCGCCGCCACGATCTCCGGCCCGCTGGACACCTGGGCCACCACGTCGATGCCGTCGTGGAGGTGGAGCAGCTCCACCAGCGCCTCACGCAGGAGGAGCATGTCCTCCGCGAGGAGAACCCGGACCACGCTCATGTGCGCAGTTCGGCGAGATCTTCCGGGCTCAGGTGGGCCGGTTCCGTCGTCACGATCACTCACCTTAGAGGCCCCGGCGCGGGCCCGGCCGGATCCGTGCGGAACTCGGCGAGCACCTCGAACCTGCCACCGGGGCGGTGCCCTGCCGCCAGCCGCCCGCCGGTCCGCGACGCGATGCTGTCGAGCCCGGTCCCCCGCTCCCCTGGCCGTTCGGTGGCGCCGTCGTTGACCAGCCGCAGCCGTACCGACCCCGCCGCCTCCGACACGGTGATCTCGCAGGTGCGGGCCCGGCTGTGGCGCAGGACGTTGGTGACGCCCTCACGGAGCACGGTGGCCAGCGCGGTGTCGGCCTCCGCCGCCAGCGGGCCCGTCTCGACGCGCGCCACCACCTCGACGCCGGCGCTCGCCAGCACCTCGCGGGCCGCGTCGATCTCGGTGCGGAGCCGCAGCTCGACCCGGTTCCCGGCGATGGAGCCGAGCTCCGCCACCGCTCGTTCGACCAGCGACCCGAGCGCGGCGATCTCGGACCTGGCCCGGGCGGGGTCGGTGTCCAGCAGGCGTTCGGCCACCTCGCCCTTCAGCACGACCGCCGACAGGCTGAAGCCCAGCACGTCGTGCAGGTCACCGGCGACGCGCGCCCGTTCGCGCCGGACCGCCGCCTCGGCGAGCTCGTGCCGCATCCGCTCGAGCACGGTGAGCAGCCCGCTCAGCCGGCCGAGGCAGTACACCAGCCACATGATCATGATGTGGCCGCCGAACAGGGAGAGCGCCGCGGCGACGTCGTCGACGAACATGGCGCCGCTGTCCACGGAGTGGAGGAGCCAGGCGAGGTGCCCGGCCAGGATGACCCCGGTCATCGCCCAGGAGAGCGGCGGGCGTACGTTGAGCAGCAGTTTGCCCGTGAAGACGCTCAGCAAGCGATCCCAGGACTCGGGGAAGACGGCGAGTGGCAGCAGGATCAGCAGGCTCTGCGCGATCAGCACCGCCCGCGACGGCGGCAGTACCTGGAGGATGACGACGGCGGCCAGCAGGGCCGCCGCGAGGGCGAAGGCCGGCCGGTCGTAGGGGTGCGCGGGCGCCATGACCCTCAGGACGAGCACGCACTGGATGAGCAGGACCGCGAGCAGCACGTGCCGGGCCAGGCGCGGCGACTCGATCGGCGGCGGGGCCTCCTGAGGTTCGGCGGCGCGGTAGGCGCCGGCCGTGGCCCGCACCTCCGCCAGCGTGCGCCGCGCGAGCTCGACCCCTTCCCGGAGGTCGTGCCGGGCCTGCGCGGGCTCCTCCTGGGCCGCCTTCCGCATCCGGAACGCGATCGCGCGCAGCTTTCCGCCGAGGACCCCGCGTAACTCTCCCTCCAGCCGCAGGCGCTCCTTGGCCAGGGCCACCCGGGCCAGTTCGTCCCGGGTGCCGTGCACCTGCTCGACGGCCCGGACGAGCGCGGACAGGCCGAACACGATGAGACCGTCGTCCGCCGTGATGATCATGTATCCGAGGAGGGCCTGTACCTCCTCCCCGGGATAGGAGTCGTACCCGAGCACGAGGACCGACGCGCCGGCCGCGACCACGACGAGGACGAACAGCGGCCAGGCGACCCGCCGGGGAAGAGCGCACAGCACGGCGGCGGCCACGGTCCACGGCATCCAGTCCCAGGACTCGCCGACGACCGGGAACGGCAGGAAGTAGAGCAGCACCACGGCCGCGAGGAGCGCGTACCGGACGGCCGGGGTCCAGTGCCGCACCGCCAGCGCGACCAGCGGCGGGTACGACGCCATCGGGAGCAGCACCCCGAGCGGGCCGGCGCCGCTGTCCAGCGCGCCGAACGCGCGGATGGAGAACAGGATGCCGAACGAGGCCCACAGCATGGCCCGGGCCAGCCGGAGCGGAAGATCGTCCGCCGTCCGCGCCACCCGGCCCCTCCTCGCGAACCGTGCAAAATGCATACCCGGCCGAGTACAGCGACACTATCAGCGGCTCTGTCCCCGATGTCACGATCCCTCTGCGCCGAGATCACTCCGGCGGCCGGGCTCGTCCGAGCCCCACGAGCACTGTGGAGACATCATGCTGAACCGACTGGCACCGGCCCTGGTCTCGGCCGTGGCCGTACTGGGCCTGGCCGGCGCGCCGAGTGCGTCCGCCGCGGCACCGATCACCGCGCGGGCCGCCGCCCAGGTGCGCAGCGCGCCCGCCGACGCCCTCGCGCCCGGCCCCTTCCACCGGCAGCTCGACCCGCTGGCCGGCACGTGGAAGGCCGTCAAAACCAACTACCTCCTCGGCGGCGGCAAGCCGATCGTCTCCCGCGACATCACGGTCACGACGC
This region includes:
- a CDS encoding TetR/AcrR family transcriptional regulator — translated: MGNREDLLAGARRCLEEKGWARTTVRDISAAAGVSMAAIGYHFGSREALLNAALVEAMREWGEQIGVAMAAVDETAAPGQRFEALWERLIASIGEHRTLWLANLEAMVQAEHSPELRDELVAGQREGRRGMAAHLVDGDEADIAEREVRTVGSVHLALLLGVMAQWLNDPEQAPTGAEVLAGLRALTARMG
- a CDS encoding MarR family winged helix-turn-helix transcriptional regulator, giving the protein MEQDAPIEGLSVGVRAVLNLLREHGPMTVPQMGRDQALSRQFVQRMINHAAGRGLVEFAANPAHKRSSLIRLTERGRAVITAVIDRERAELRRIGGDLTDAEVTACLRVLSRLLGHLDDIDMD
- a CDS encoding FAD-dependent monooxygenase, coding for MRILISGGSVAGPALAYWLHRHGHAPTIVERAPVVRGGGAAIDFRGSALEVLERMGLLEEMRRHETGMTGMTLVDDAGAPLAELPAEAISGDLEVLKSDVTAILYEATRDTTDYLFDDTITGLDQDGSGVHVTFERARSRTFDLVIGADGMHSTVRRLAFGPESQYVRHLGIYGALFTTPNLFGLDRTGLMYNTTGRNALAFAARGNSELRVGLSFGADHLDYDRRDRRQQEKLVAEHFAGAGWEVPRLLEAMSEAEEFFFDSSGQVVMDSWSAGRVALVGDAAYCAAPTSGRGTSQALIGAYVLAGELAEAPDHATAFAAYESRLRDYVERNQLHGRAAARWFLQPPTEPPVEVAEDVVPLKDYPVG
- a CDS encoding response regulator transcription factor, whose amino-acid sequence is MVRVLLAEDMLLLREALVELLHLHDGIDVVAQVSSGPEIVAAAERHRPDVAVIDIDLPGMDGITAAAALNDRLPGCRVLILTALSRPGELRRALDARVAGFVPKDIRPGDLVAAIRTVAAGGEVVDPALAMTALRAPESPLTQRETEVLRLSATGAQPMEIAERLFLTYGTVRNYLTSAVAKLGARNRIDAIRIASEAGWL
- a CDS encoding alpha/beta fold hydrolase, whose amino-acid sequence is MHGGFLDHGMWDDQIPRFASRYRVIAPDARGHGRSANATEPYRLADDLAALLRHLDTEPAVLAGVSMGASIAVDTALEHPDLVAAVVVSGAGTGEPYFTDPWTTRALATWHAAMAAGDLEGSVEGFMLFAAGPHRTLDDLDPGVAGRLRRMARATMSKHTAGEPDLLVPVRDTWERAAGIGVPVLAVNGALDSPDHIGMAERLARSVAGGRAISIDGAAHYPSMERPDLFNDLLDDFASSAAS
- a CDS encoding sensor histidine kinase, with product MARTADDLPLRLARAMLWASFGILFSIRAFGALDSGAGPLGVLLPMASYPPLVALAVRHWTPAVRYALLAAVVLLYFLPFPVVGESWDWMPWTVAAAVLCALPRRVAWPLFVLVVVAAGASVLVLGYDSYPGEEVQALLGYMIITADDGLIVFGLSALVRAVEQVHGTRDELARVALAKERLRLEGELRGVLGGKLRAIAFRMRKAAQEEPAQARHDLREGVELARRTLAEVRATAGAYRAAEPQEAPPPIESPRLARHVLLAVLLIQCVLVLRVMAPAHPYDRPAFALAAALLAAVVILQVLPPSRAVLIAQSLLILLPLAVFPESWDRLLSVFTGKLLLNVRPPLSWAMTGVILAGHLAWLLHSVDSGAMFVDDVAAALSLFGGHIMIMWLVYCLGRLSGLLTVLERMRHELAEAAVRRERARVAGDLHDVLGFSLSAVVLKGEVAERLLDTDPARARSEIAALGSLVERAVAELGSIAGNRVELRLRTEIDAAREVLASAGVEVVARVETGPLAAEADTALATVLREGVTNVLRHSRARTCEITVSEAAGSVRLRLVNDGATERPGERGTGLDSIASRTGGRLAAGHRPGGRFEVLAEFRTDPAGPAPGPLR